From Oceanidesulfovibrio indonesiensis, the proteins below share one genomic window:
- the malQ gene encoding 4-alpha-glucanotransferase, producing MKLRGSGILLHVSSLPSGFGIGDAGPRARAFVDLLVKARQRYWQILPLGPTSTAIGNSPYSSFSAFAGNPLLISPDEIAAAGILPASELGHMVEENPSRTDYESVEAHKTALLHRAFAAVEDGLDGHAGFKKFCRREQHWLDDYVLFVSLKQRFGGAVWSAWPDEYRDRDPQALEDWRNSSARQLQYERFVQYLFQSQWVALKRYANAKGVRIVGDMPIYVSFDSADVWGNTHLFKLDEHRQPYVVAGVPPDFFSATGQLWGNPIYDWQRHQDEGFDWWIRRIARTLQHTDSVRLDHFRGFAAYWEVPAGEKTAQNGAWVESPGEALFSTLIKTLDCVPIIAEDLGLITADVRELKDRFGFPGMKVLLFAFGDNIAESPYIPHVVEENSIIYTGTHDNNTFNGWYFGEASNEDKERFRKYCGLTMDPHHPHQHALRLAMTSVSRTALFPMQDVFGLGSDSRMNVPAVAGGNWTWRMRPEDLDKSRAFERGMGYLEEMTRLTGRD from the coding sequence ATGAAGTTGAGAGGAAGCGGAATCCTGCTGCACGTGAGTTCGCTGCCGTCGGGCTTCGGCATTGGCGATGCCGGCCCCAGGGCTCGCGCATTCGTGGACCTGCTCGTCAAGGCCAGGCAGCGCTACTGGCAAATATTGCCGTTGGGGCCCACATCTACGGCCATAGGCAACTCGCCGTATTCCTCGTTCTCTGCATTTGCAGGCAACCCTTTGCTCATCAGCCCGGACGAGATAGCCGCCGCCGGCATCCTGCCGGCATCCGAGCTGGGCCATATGGTGGAAGAAAACCCCAGCCGCACCGACTATGAAAGCGTAGAGGCGCACAAGACCGCACTGCTGCATCGCGCGTTCGCCGCGGTGGAGGATGGTCTGGACGGCCATGCCGGATTCAAGAAATTCTGCCGGCGGGAGCAACACTGGCTTGATGACTACGTCCTCTTCGTGAGCCTGAAGCAACGCTTCGGCGGGGCCGTATGGAGCGCCTGGCCGGACGAATACCGGGACCGCGACCCGCAGGCGCTTGAGGACTGGCGCAACAGTTCGGCCCGGCAGCTTCAGTATGAACGGTTCGTTCAGTACCTTTTCCAGAGCCAGTGGGTCGCGCTCAAACGATACGCAAACGCCAAAGGCGTGCGCATCGTGGGCGACATGCCCATATACGTTTCCTTCGACTCCGCCGACGTCTGGGGCAATACCCACCTGTTCAAGCTCGACGAACACCGGCAACCGTACGTGGTGGCTGGCGTTCCGCCTGACTTCTTCAGCGCCACCGGGCAGCTCTGGGGCAACCCCATCTACGACTGGCAGCGCCACCAGGACGAAGGCTTCGACTGGTGGATACGGCGCATCGCCCGCACCCTGCAGCACACGGACTCTGTGCGGCTCGACCATTTCCGCGGATTCGCCGCCTATTGGGAGGTTCCTGCCGGCGAAAAGACGGCCCAGAACGGCGCCTGGGTGGAAAGCCCCGGCGAGGCGCTTTTTTCCACGCTCATCAAGACCCTGGACTGCGTGCCCATCATCGCCGAGGACCTGGGGCTCATCACGGCCGACGTCCGCGAACTCAAGGATCGCTTCGGCTTTCCGGGCATGAAGGTGCTGCTCTTCGCCTTCGGCGACAACATCGCCGAATCGCCGTACATCCCGCACGTGGTGGAGGAAAACTCCATCATCTACACCGGCACCCACGACAACAACACTTTCAACGGCTGGTACTTCGGCGAGGCCTCGAATGAGGACAAGGAGCGCTTCAGAAAGTACTGCGGCCTTACCATGGACCCGCACCACCCCCACCAGCACGCCCTCCGGCTGGCCATGACCAGCGTGTCCCGCACGGCGCTGTTTCCCATGCAGGACGTCTTCGGCCTGGGCAGCGATTCGCGAATGAACGTCCCGGCCGTGGCCGGCGGCAACTGGACCTGGCGGATGCGGCCCGAAGATCTGGACAAGTCCCGCGCCTTCGAGCGCGGCATGGGATATCTCGAAGAAATGACGCGACTCACCGGACGCGACTGA
- a CDS encoding HD domain-containing protein produces MPTFESDNSVLSFLGFSPYAMNSESFESESALDPTQAPPQPLAPFEPAGAMTPDATFCRGLWDRFGMPEHIREHSRLVSQIAHGLARAGREAGAAVNPNNVLACGLLHDIAKDFTIRHGGNHAVLGAAWALEATRNPVIAQGVMHHVYWPWAVELETAFLPLAIIYADKRVRHDAIVSLEDRFDDLMARYGKNESIRARIRISQRQAEAIGSRFSSLLGTDVNACSFDSGRLV; encoded by the coding sequence ATGCCTACTTTCGAATCCGATAACTCGGTCCTCTCTTTCCTCGGTTTCTCGCCGTATGCCATGAATTCCGAGTCGTTCGAAAGCGAATCGGCACTTGATCCCACGCAGGCGCCGCCTCAGCCTCTTGCGCCTTTCGAACCGGCAGGGGCGATGACCCCGGACGCGACGTTCTGCCGGGGGTTGTGGGACCGATTCGGCATGCCGGAACACATACGCGAGCATTCGCGGCTGGTCTCGCAGATCGCCCACGGCCTGGCCAGGGCCGGCCGGGAAGCCGGCGCGGCCGTGAACCCGAACAACGTGCTGGCCTGCGGACTGCTCCACGACATCGCCAAGGACTTCACCATCCGCCACGGCGGCAACCACGCCGTGCTGGGTGCGGCCTGGGCTCTGGAGGCGACCCGCAACCCGGTCATCGCGCAGGGGGTCATGCACCATGTGTACTGGCCCTGGGCCGTGGAGCTGGAAACCGCTTTCCTGCCGTTGGCCATCATCTATGCGGACAAGCGCGTGCGCCACGACGCGATCGTGAGCCTGGAGGATCGCTTCGACGACCTCATGGCGCGCTACGGAAAAAACGAATCGATCCGCGCGCGGATCAGAATCTCACAACGGCAGGCCGAAGCCATCGGTTCGCGCTTCAGCAGCCTGCTCGGTACGGACGTCAATGCGTGTTCTTTTGATAGCGGGCGGCTGGTCTGA
- a CDS encoding D-alanine--D-alanine ligase family protein produces the protein MRVLLIAGGWSDEREVSLSGARGIENALFALGHEVILFDPTDRLTELPDAARNVDFAFLNLHGAPGEDGLVQALLDRVGCPYQGAAPAGSFLALHKAAAKALFVDAGLRTPAWEFLTAPPPEGWEPSIGYPLYVKPNLGGSSVGMGRADDRAQLDAVLALAFRHGHEVLVEEALAGEEVTVAVLGGEALPPILIRPKRGEFFDYASKYEQGGAEEICPAPISRELTEETAVMAKAAHEVLGLQGYSRSDFMVKDGVPYLLEVNTLPGMTPTSLLPQSAAAAGLDFPALVARLIELGLRDHGHSDSHNP, from the coding sequence ATGCGTGTTCTTTTGATAGCGGGCGGCTGGTCTGACGAACGCGAGGTCTCCCTGTCCGGAGCCCGCGGCATCGAAAACGCCCTGTTCGCCCTCGGCCACGAGGTCATCCTCTTCGATCCCACGGACCGGCTCACCGAGCTGCCCGATGCCGCGCGCAACGTGGATTTCGCGTTCCTGAACCTTCACGGCGCACCCGGGGAGGACGGGCTCGTGCAGGCTCTGCTGGACCGCGTGGGCTGCCCATACCAGGGCGCTGCGCCGGCAGGATCGTTCTTGGCCCTGCACAAGGCCGCGGCCAAGGCGCTTTTCGTGGACGCCGGGCTGCGCACACCGGCCTGGGAGTTCCTCACCGCGCCCCCGCCGGAAGGCTGGGAACCGTCCATCGGCTACCCGCTGTACGTCAAGCCGAACCTGGGCGGCTCCAGCGTGGGCATGGGCCGCGCGGACGACCGCGCGCAGCTGGACGCCGTCCTCGCCCTCGCCTTCCGCCACGGCCACGAAGTTCTTGTGGAGGAGGCGCTTGCCGGCGAGGAAGTCACGGTGGCCGTGCTCGGCGGCGAAGCATTGCCGCCCATCCTCATCCGGCCAAAACGCGGCGAGTTCTTCGATTACGCCTCCAAGTACGAACAGGGCGGCGCGGAAGAGATCTGCCCCGCCCCCATCTCCCGGGAGCTGACGGAAGAGACGGCGGTCATGGCCAAAGCGGCGCACGAAGTGCTCGGGCTCCAGGGCTATAGCCGCTCCGACTTCATGGTGAAGGACGGCGTCCCATATCTGCTGGAGGTGAACACCCTGCCGGGCATGACGCCCACGAGCCTGCTGCCACAATCGGCCGCCGCGGCAGGACTGGACTTCCCGGCGCTCGTGGCGCGGCTCATCGAACTCGGCCTCCGTGACCATGGACATTCGGATTCGCACAACCCTTGA
- the carA gene encoding glutamine-hydrolyzing carbamoyl-phosphate synthase small subunit: MRALLALEDGLVFEGRSFTGPGETSGEVIFNTGMTGYQEVLTDPSYAGQLVAMTYPLVGNYGVNQEDVESHRVFVEGFIVKECCKTPSNWRATQSLPDYLAEQGVVGIEGVDTRALTRHLRLHGAKRGIISTEESDPMVLVERARNLPTMEGRNLAEVVSPASPYIWNGTRPEPAPMAADGSYAWPGMPNGDRGIRVLVYDFGIKWNILRLLQEQGMDLLVVPASFTASQVRSVRPDAVFLSNGPGDPAALTSTIEELTALTRDYPMAGICLGHQLLGHALGGSTFKLKFGHHGINHPVQDLSDGHIEVSSQNHGFCVDIDTLEDVALTHMNLNDNTLEGFAHNKLPIIAIQYHPEASPGPHDSRNFFRRFRNLAMEAAGLQANAE; encoded by the coding sequence ATGCGCGCACTGCTCGCTCTGGAAGACGGCCTCGTGTTCGAGGGCCGCTCCTTCACCGGCCCCGGGGAGACCTCCGGCGAAGTCATTTTCAATACAGGCATGACCGGCTACCAGGAAGTGCTCACTGACCCTTCCTACGCCGGCCAGCTGGTCGCCATGACCTACCCCCTCGTAGGCAACTACGGCGTGAACCAGGAGGACGTAGAGTCCCACCGCGTTTTCGTGGAAGGCTTCATCGTCAAGGAATGCTGCAAGACGCCTTCCAACTGGCGCGCCACGCAATCCCTGCCCGACTACCTGGCCGAGCAGGGCGTGGTGGGCATTGAAGGCGTGGACACCCGCGCCCTGACTCGTCACCTGCGCCTGCACGGCGCAAAGCGCGGCATCATCTCCACCGAGGAATCCGATCCCATGGTTCTGGTGGAGCGCGCCAGAAACCTGCCCACCATGGAAGGCCGCAATCTGGCCGAGGTCGTCTCGCCCGCCAGCCCATACATCTGGAACGGCACACGCCCCGAGCCCGCCCCCATGGCCGCGGACGGATCCTATGCGTGGCCCGGCATGCCAAACGGCGACCGCGGCATCCGTGTGCTCGTCTATGATTTCGGCATCAAGTGGAACATCCTGCGTCTGCTCCAGGAGCAAGGCATGGATCTGCTCGTCGTGCCGGCGTCCTTCACCGCATCCCAGGTGCGTAGCGTCCGGCCCGACGCCGTATTCCTCTCCAACGGCCCCGGCGACCCGGCCGCGCTCACCAGCACCATCGAGGAGCTCACCGCGCTCACCCGAGATTATCCCATGGCCGGCATCTGCCTGGGCCACCAGCTCCTCGGCCACGCTCTGGGCGGCTCCACCTTCAAGCTCAAGTTCGGCCACCACGGCATCAACCATCCAGTGCAGGACCTTTCCGACGGCCACATCGAGGTTTCTTCCCAAAACCACGGCTTCTGCGTGGACATCGACACCCTCGAAGACGTGGCTCTCACGCACATGAACCTGAACGACAACACCCTGGAAGGATTCGCGCACAACAAGCTGCCCATCATCGCCATCCAGTACCACCCGGAGGCGAGCCCGGGGCCGCACGACAGCCGCAACTTCTTCCGCCGCTTCCGCAACCTGGCCATGGAGGCCGCCGGACTCCAGGCGAACGCGGAATAA
- a CDS encoding tetratricopeptide repeat protein — MSTELTQARQKISQVNTFLKQEKYIPAVEALHQAVRIVLSQPLMRQEKEEFVELFRKAAYTLDSHKGFRQLIPLKVEYSPGKERELLDVLGECLRELRDSAVSEARGQLAALEKRREEYLTRGQQHIGSAEYDQARSVFDELLTMIPDDPDLKADIGDRFLRAGRYEEAFHYLSQALEESPESIHFYNRIGIALRKLGRFETAERYYLKALEYSKDDPNLYFNVGRLYVDWKKWDDVAHMAQKALRHNPDFKEAGKMLAFANKQKGK, encoded by the coding sequence ATGTCTACCGAGCTGACGCAAGCACGACAGAAGATTTCCCAGGTCAATACGTTCCTCAAGCAGGAGAAGTACATCCCCGCGGTGGAGGCGCTGCACCAGGCCGTGCGTATCGTGCTCTCCCAGCCCCTGATGCGTCAGGAGAAAGAGGAGTTCGTCGAGCTGTTCAGGAAAGCGGCCTACACCCTGGATTCGCACAAGGGGTTCCGGCAGCTCATACCGCTCAAGGTTGAGTACTCGCCAGGCAAGGAGCGAGAACTGCTGGATGTTCTTGGCGAGTGCCTGCGCGAACTGCGCGACTCTGCCGTGAGCGAAGCCCGGGGCCAGCTCGCGGCACTGGAAAAACGCCGGGAGGAGTACCTCACCCGCGGCCAGCAACACATCGGCTCTGCCGAGTACGACCAGGCGCGATCGGTCTTCGATGAACTGCTGACAATGATCCCCGACGATCCGGATCTCAAGGCCGACATCGGCGACCGGTTCCTGCGCGCCGGCCGGTACGAAGAAGCTTTCCACTACCTCTCTCAGGCCCTTGAGGAGTCGCCGGAGTCCATCCATTTCTACAACCGCATCGGCATAGCCCTGCGCAAGCTAGGCCGCTTCGAAACGGCGGAGCGCTATTATCTCAAGGCGCTGGAGTACTCCAAAGACGATCCCAACCTCTATTTCAACGTGGGCCGCCTCTACGTGGACTGGAAAAAGTGGGATGACGTGGCGCACATGGCCCAGAAAGCCTTGCGACACAACCCCGATTTCAAGGAGGCTGGCAAAATGCTCGCCTTCGCCAACAAGCAGAAAGGTAAGTAA